Within the Terriglobales bacterium genome, the region ATTGCGCTGGCCAGCCTGCCCGCCGGCGTGAGTCCGGACGGATTGCCGCAGGCCACCGGCATCTTCAACTTGGTGGCTTTCGTCATCATTCTGGTGGTCACGGCGATTCTCGTGGTTGGCATCAAGGAGTCGGCGAATCTCAATTCCGCCATTGTCATCGTCAAGGTCAGCATCGTGCTGATCTTTATCGCGATTGCCGGTCTCTATGTGTTGCGCAATCCCGAGATCGCCTCTGCGAACTGGACCCCCTTCATCCCCGCCAATACCGGAAAGGAAGGTGAGTTCGGCATCTCCGGGATCGCCACCGGCGCCGCCGTCGTCTTCTTCGCCTACATCGGCTTCGACGCGGTTTCCACCGCCGCCCAGGAGGCCAAGAACCCACAGAAAGACATGCCCATCGGCATCCTGGGTTCGCTCGCCATCTGCACCGTGCTCTACATCGTGGTTTCCGGTCTGCTCACGGGTGTCGTCCACTACGAGCGCCTGAATGTGCCCGATCCCGTGGCCATCGGCATCGACGCCACCGGCATCGGCTGGCAGATTCCACTGGGTTCCTACAGCATTCGTGTGAGCAGCCTGCTGGTGAAGGGCGGCGCCATCTTCGGACTGGGCACCGTCATGCTCGTCATGCTCCTCGGGCAGTCCCGGGTCTTCTATTCCATGTCCCGCGACGGACTACTGCCGCCGTGGATCGGCCACATTCATCCTCGTTTCAGGACCCCCTGGATCGCCACCATTCTGGTCGGTGTCGTGGTCGCCTTCTTCCCCGCCTTCCTGCCTATCGGTGATCTAGGCCATCTGGTAAGCATCGGCACACTGCTGGCGTTCGTCATCGTCTGCGCGGGAGTGCTGGTACTGCGCAGGAGGCGTCCCGACCTGCCTCGGCCGTTCAAGACCCCGTTCGTTCCCGTCGTGCCGGTGCTGGGCATCATCGTCTGCTTGTACCTGATGAAGTCTCTGCCCCTGGTTACATGGGAACGACTGCTCATCTGGCTGGTGATCGGCATGGTTCTGTACTTCTCCTACGGCATCCGCAACAGCCGGGTGCAAAAGGCTCAGCGCGCAGCTTCTGAGGCTACGGCCAGCTGAACGGACTGGACGAATGTTTGACAGACGGCCTCGCCCTAGCGAGGGCCGTTGCGTTTCTGCTGGTAGAATCCTCGGCGACCGGATTCCACCATGCTCCTACTCGGCGCCGTCT harbors:
- a CDS encoding amino acid permease encodes the protein MANYLATKPLDLLLTEAQDTGEHSLKRALGPLNLVSLGIGAIIGAGIFVLTGQAAAQHAGPAIVLSFVLAGLACAFAGLCYAEFASLIPIAGSAYTYGYATLGEIFAWIIGWDLILEYAFGAATVAAGWSGYFVSLLQDFRIYIPPQLAATPGTKLVFYDERWIALASLPAGVSPDGLPQATGIFNLVAFVIILVVTAILVVGIKESANLNSAIVIVKVSIVLIFIAIAGLYVLRNPEIASANWTPFIPANTGKEGEFGISGIATGAAVVFFAYIGFDAVSTAAQEAKNPQKDMPIGILGSLAICTVLYIVVSGLLTGVVHYERLNVPDPVAIGIDATGIGWQIPLGSYSIRVSSLLVKGGAIFGLGTVMLVMLLGQSRVFYSMSRDGLLPPWIGHIHPRFRTPWIATILVGVVVAFFPAFLPIGDLGHLVSIGTLLAFVIVCAGVLVLRRRRPDLPRPFKTPFVPVVPVLGIIVCLYLMKSLPLVTWERLLIWLVIGMVLYFSYGIRNSRVQKAQRAASEATAS